The Triticum urartu cultivar G1812 chromosome 5, Tu2.1, whole genome shotgun sequence genome contains the following window.
ggattgagtctttaaggatttgagaacacttgatgtatgtcttgcatgtgcttatctgtggtgacaatgggatatcacgtgatccacttgatgtatgttttggtgatcaacttgcgagttccgtgacctcgtgaacttatgcatatgggttggcacgcgtttttgtcttgactctccggtagaaactttggggcactctttgaagttctttgtgttggttgaatagatgattctgagattgtgtgatgcatatcgtataatcatacccgcggatacttgaggtgacattggagtatctaggcgacattagggttttggttgacttgtgtcttaaggtgttattttactatgaactctagggctgtttgtgacaattataggaatagcccaacggattgatcggaaagaataactttgaggtggtttcgtaacCTATAATAATCTCTTTATTTattcttcgctattagtgactttggagtgactctttgttgcatgttgagggatagttatatgatccagttatgttactattgttgagagaacttgtagtagtgaaagtatgaaccctaggccttgtttcctagcattgcaataccgtttacgctcacttttaccactttctaccttgctgtttttatattttcagattacaaaaaccattatctactatccatattgcacttgtatcaccatctcttcgccgaactagtgcgcctatacaatttcccattgtactgggtgtgttggggacacaagagactctttgttatttagttgcagggttgcttgagagagaccatcttcatcctacacctcccatggattgataaaccttatgtcatccacttgaggtaaatttgctactgtcctacaaacctttgcacttggaggcccaacaacgtctacaaaaaaaggttgtgtagtagacatcacccctCACCCTCGCCCGCCACCCCCTCGGCCCCTCCGGTACATTCCCCATTCACACCTACACAAGCTCCTCcgcgtctatgccatggcaccgcctatcgcagcggtaaacacttagctcgatGCCTGCCCTCGCCGCCAGGCTGCCggcaaagcccaccgcatttcaccacttccgcttgccgccgcctatcgccatcgactcTCTTAGCGCTGCTCATggtcgacccagctccgctcggttggggaatTTGTCGTACTGAGGAttctttctcatggacgacaaggtAACTAGTTTAAcaagatattatctcatctcttatcccagttcatctgcctcctttaatcacccggtGGAAATcaccgtgaattcatttttattcgagctggtttgagggttttctttcattcatataatGTACAGTGCGCCGACACTTCAGGACTTTGCGACCGCTGCCAGAGATTTCATCTCTCCGTACCAGATAACTTGAGCACGcgcgcggtatgttcaatctcaccctaaatcggttggcatggcctactttcctgaacatattctaaatattgctacatttggataaaaggtgccacatgcaccatctacgtcaaaggggattttccccctcttctttctatattaggcaaattaatgatgtattgttctttcgattatTCTCATTTTtacatgacatcatgtttaccctatctgtttaattatagatttttgtccttcgatttcaactattgtacagttctttcaatttgggtcCATATTTGCATGTtgccatattttctttaacaatcctaccattttctgtagaacatccctcgctatgcaacagattatgtagtgcacaatttttccctttacatacatcaaggctccacggatggcatactgcacacaaaccatggatttgcAATCGTTGCTACtataagacttgatgaacgtggtgactcctattttggcactggcttttggaatgaaattgcaaagttttatgtaatgaaagctggcactaaaattgcactgcacataaaagggcctggtcatgagatatatgctaacttccccgacaaaatcatccgtccagactttgttcgaagtaagttttctttgCAACTATCTGCATATGTTGACTTACCCCGCAAtttcaaatgaattgtgtagtatttaagcaaccaattgttattcccttttcttactatatgcctacctaataacttcttaccaatacacttttatattgccctgttttaactaaatattccttgtactcccatttctatcagaaagcgccgctgacaaggagactccggaggtggagaacggggctacaacaagcggaggcggggcgagctagaaccgcaagcgactccagcaggcctagacttaatcagcagcctccctgatgatatgttgagagtcatcgtctccctcctcccaatcaaatctGGGGCACGTACAACCCTCCTTTCCCGGCAGTGGCGCCCGTATGGAAGCCCTCttgacctcatcgacacccacgagctctgccatggctatcgcaaaagtttggatgcgttctccaagatcctcggcagtcaccttggcccaaccaaaggccttagaatgggcaagttccattccaatggcaaggaccgagccaagcttgacgactagttccgatcccccgccctagatcagctcgaggagctcacttttgatgatgggcatatgcggtcgcTGCCAACGTCCGCACTCCACCTTGCGCCCACGCGACGcgtcgccaagttcaggaactgccatttcccgccccttaatgacgcgcccgctcttattctaccacgactgaagcaccttGAGCTCGTCGCCGTCTACCTCTCAAagggtgacatggagcgcctgctccgtggctgtactacactcgagtaccttcgtcttcaggcgatcaatgggttgagtaccttccacatcaccttcATGACTCTCCgtactatttatgtgtgttgctggtgcggcaggaagacatcacaagatgtgtaccacggtatggtcatccaggacacacctgcacttgagagattacttgtagttgatccagaaggttcaacaagaatcaatgtcatttctgccccaaaattgacagtggtgggctactcgtctgacaaatgcttcgaacttgttattggatccacatccgttcaggtacaacagccgccttctaACTCTCCTTCCagaaattaacattatttctaattttgaagatgtttgttcgtctgtcattcggaaaatgattccgacaagcttgaccctGAAACTGCACatagtgaaggtcttggcactagagtctatcgggcccgacctggagcaagttgtcagtttcctgagatgctttccgtgcctggagaagctatatatcgaggtgatgttcctttcctgttaaatgttaaccataagggagttcaatttgtgacacctttttctaagtttacaatgacaatgtactacgatttctgaaggttcttttggacgatttcagtacatacatgcccccccatattcgttgcttgatccatatggttacaatcaataagcatttctcctttggattcatctgtactagttttcttagggaacttttcatccactccaacctcttgtgaagaaggctacatttttctagaatgtaatcaaatgcccatgttaatcatgtcagatcaaagatggcatgttagtgcattttacaaatcctgtaaaccaaatagctaggcctgtagtaatgttcaaaactgcatgtaggcactaacacgttttcttcttttgcagataagattaggcccagtggtggataatgtgatacaatataacaatcacgtcgaatgcctagatctacatctctcagaaattactttgaactcctactgagggaccttaccagagattatattcgccaggttctttgttctcaaagtaagggtgctgaaggaaatgaggtttgccctacatttatttcgcaaaaatgaatggtttgttgatcagcgccgccgcctgcggtagaatggagtaggctccaaaaatgttgaatttcattttggaacttcagatgacagagtaatcggaagtcatcgtgtcaaccccatacatgacttctcagtggctgacccgtttgcaaaaattgtgaggttttgaagccagacttagaagcggtgatattagtttgaacctctctgatatccatgtctAGCGGATCAGCGCGGgcgtttgcagctgatgagctaaatttcatttctaatatcagtttgaaccttgtaatatttgaatttgagccatataactctggaatttgaaccttgtaacattccaagcttttgtggtacaatcgttgaaatggcatcgtatgagactcgtaaattgctagcactattttgaccttaatatgcaatggtcttagattttattaaccattctcgaatcagtttaccttgtcgatctcacagcacactatctgtatagctaactcgactgcgatctttgacattattgcacacagatggtttcttccaccgtgtgcactgtagagcgcagaattaattatcgcactcgagtgttcatcatcacccttctgtgtaactttgacctcatcacccaagggtaaacttatgaccgaagtcattccacacactttgtttttacaaagctttttgccaataaacgcccacgATTTGCCCCTCTTCTagccgggcgggaagcttgcgcggtagcgcgggaacaggctcaccgacgatacatttggcgcctcttTGAGCCCACGCGTGtggtgcggtgttgtcaagcgtgcactggaatcctccgctatgaacgaCGTGACAACACGTGACGATTACAGGCCGGtcggcccccatttattacagcggccatttaacctacccttgtgtctcttcaacctttcgatcgcgccccaccattgcaagaagcacacccaccatgagaaattcttagagggtatcctgcgtggctccaatggcgctccaagcggctgccggcgacgagcagcagttcaccatgcgtgccaTGGTGGACACCCACATAAGGTTtatggacctctcggtggtgtacaccaacgacccggtctgggtggagcactccatccacatcatggagctgttgcttgccgctgagaagtacaaggtggtcgggttcgacctcgagtacactcGCGCTCGTGCCGGATCTCGTCCCAAGGTCGTTGTCGCCTAGATGTGcgtgcgccaccacgtcctcgtctaccactactgcctgaccacaaggccttgcgagcgtttcgccaggtttgtcaacaacccccactacatgtttgctatggtggacatcaccaacgatgtaaaggcgctcgagaattcgggcactgcctgccagaatcttgtcgacatctagggccaatacaagatctggggcagcaatgagcatgagaaggactcattggttcacctcgccgaggccatcatcgacccctactacagagacatgaagaattcgtgcaacaaggacaagcgtgtctggcactcggcctggatggagaaacttgACAAAGCTCACGTTGTGTACGtggccaaggaggcgtacacgagctacgacatgtacagaCGGATCATTGACATGGGGAAGTGtctccttccccaaaacggccagAGATCCAGCCGGAAGCAAAGCAATGGCAAGTGTCATcacaacaataagtagatgattagatcctcatttctcctactttagtatgcatgtaattgctttctttggtgtgtggaaatgttatgtgtgtagtcacttatgtaattatatgcttaatttggttatgcaatgctatcattttaagtatatatgttgatactctgtagacagagcgtagatattgtgcggacaaagaaaatcacatcgcacacggactaaacaatggaacccgtcggtgatgttttcatcaatcactcacaattgtataccagcaatcgtttggtcacaacacacacggcttgttagCAATAATCGTCTGTtttgttatcggtcttcgcacacgttTTCGATTACAGACTTGTTTgcctcgtatcacacacatcttgttcatttgaaccgtttctgttctcatgtctcaacgcaaaaacagttcatccgagtgaaccgcatgccgtatatcacacacacctttgatttggctaaccgtttcttttgtgttgcctaatcacaaacaattcatccgagtgaaccgtatgttgtacatcgcacacaccttcatctggatgctcgtttcttttgttcctcctcatcacaaacggttaactgaactgaaccgtatgccctgcatcgcacacgcaactaaaatctgaaccgtgtttgatgcatccttcatcgcaaatgttttgcacctatTTTGACGGGGTTTTTACACcgccgtttgcgattatggcatcacacacagtttcgtcgaagggtctctgatcgtagtgtcgcgttagcagcatcctgcagtagtgcataCGCCTACAATTACGCATCAGGTTCGCAACAAGGATTCCAGACTCCACCACATACACAGGAGTCGCAGACACAGGAAGCCGAAGGGGAGTACGGTCACGGTCTTCGTGTAACTCGACCACCTAATCGCTTGATGCTTTCCGGTCCTAAGGAAAGGCCAGGTGGTCGTCGTCGACTAGGTGATTCATCCATCTACGTGTGCGACCTATTGTATCTACCTATTTCAGTTTCAGACTTTCCGATTGATGTAAGAAACATCTATGTATGCTAATATAAAAATGCACCTGAATTCTAACATTAAATTAGAGAAATAAATATAGCATCAGTAGTGTGTTGTATCGGATCACCTCTGGACCAGAATGACAAAAAAGACCACCTCGGTTCCTGCATGGTACATGCCGCTACTAGACCAGGCGGCAACAATGTTTCCTGCCTATATCTCCCACCATACTTTCCCGCTTCTGAGTTCCCGCGTATACCTCGCACCGCCGTTTCCTGCCTATATCTCCCGCCATACTTTCCCACTTCTGAGGTCCCGCCTATTCTTCTCTTCTGAATCTATAAAACCCCTCCACACTAAGATTGGTACACACTTCAATGTAGTCTCATCAAGATGTCTGGTTATCCTTTTGATAGTAGTTTTCACCCTAGTATGTCCCAATGTCTTCTATGTTTAGCCGCCGATTTCAAGAGAGACAATACAATAGTTTCATGGGATGAACTCATCAGTAGTGACACCCTCATGAATGAGCTGAGTCACGCATTATCTAGGTGTGGGTGGCCTTCCAGGACCTTTGAGGAGATACGGAAAGAACTTCTCAGGTTGCATGGAAGATGGAAGAAGATACAACATAAGAGTGAATCACACCTGAAGTTTGCAGCAAAACATACTTTTTTATGGACTGCTGACAACGAGGATGAAGACATGTCTTCATGCCCAGCACCAAGGCCACAACTACCGCATCgtcgaagggcaagagttctgcatcgtcgaagggcaagagttctCCATCATCcaagggcaagagttctgcaaGGACAAGAGTTATGCATTGTCGAAGGGAAAGAGTTCTGCATCATCcaagggcaagagttctgcatcgtCGAAGAGCAAGAGTTCTGCATCATCCAAGGGCGAAGAAGATGCCTTCATGTAGTTTTTAAGCTATATTTTTAGTTTTTAAGTTCAATTCTACCATTTAATTTAGATGTACTTGCATTATTAGTTTATACTATCTTATTGTAGGGCATTATGTTCTATCTTAATTTGGTGTTATAGTTGTTGCACGATGTTCGATAATTAGTTTGTATTATTAAAGTGTTTTCGGGTGGGGAGAGAAGGAAAGAAGGAAAAATTGGCAGGAAAGAAAATGACTGAAAGAATTTATCGCGGGAAAGAAAATGGCGGCAAGAAAATGCCACATTTGATTCCAAAACTATTTTTTTCAATACGACACGGTATAACtataaataagatatattgtacTATTGAAATACAACTACATTTAACTAGTGAAATAAAGCTACATTAAATTGCCAAAATTAAGATACAAACGATTGCGAAAATTAAAATACTACCACAGGTATCTACTGAGTCCAGTGTGGATATTTTCCTTTTCCATCGCCAGCTTCTTCTGCTGCCTTGGCCTCACGagccctttctttctttttctgtcTCTCTGCCTCACGAGCCTCCTTTCGCAGTCATTCCTGCTCCTCCATACGACGAGCCTCTTCCCTTTTTCTCTTCAGTAAATCCCCAAAGTAGCCCTTTTGCTCGACATAGTGTTCTTTTAACTCTCTTTCTTGCTCTGCTTTCTCCTCCGCTTCCGCCTTTTCACGTCGCTCTTCTGTGTAGAAACTATCCCATGCACGGCGACTTCTTTCATGAATCTCAGTGACTGCCCAAGTCGGCATCTCTGTGTCAATCCAACAATAGTACATGCACAGAGGCGGAGAAGACTACAACAAGAACAAGAATGTTAATGAAGAATCAACCAAAAACCAACAATATATCTATTCGTGATGGTTAAAGCATACCGGAGGCTTGTCGTACTTTGAACTAGCTACGGGTGGATATTCCTCATAATTGGCGCACATGAAAAGCTTCATGCCCAACCAATCTGAAAAATCCGTCACCTTTTTCACCTTGCAAAGATCGCCACACCAACACTGCACGACTGCAACCCCCGGAGGCAAACTTGCATTCTTCACTTTCCTCGGCCTAATGCTTTGATCTGAGCTAAGCAAACTCATACGATTGAAAAAAGTGTGACACACTTTGCGCGGTGGTGATTTCGAGGGTGCTTGGACGACAGATGAAGAGAGAGCCTCGGTGCCTCGTTTTATAGGCTCAAACGACAAATGATGGCGAGAAAATAGGCACAAACAGACGAAATTTTAGGTCGGAAATATGCGTAATCCCAAACAGTGCAACCAGTGCAGAGGAGCACCACTGAGTGTCGGCACAAGGCGTCAAAAATTCACCCGCAGCAACAGCATCGGATTCCCGCACGTGAGAATCTGTCTCGTCGGTCGCAGCAATCAGCGCCGTCTGCAACAGGCGATGCTGTCAGAGCGCATGCAACAGCTACAGTGCTGCCGCCTCATGTAGTGGCGATGTGGCCCACGCCTCATCGCGCGTGCAGCAGGACCTGTTGGCCTAGGAGCGGCGGGAGCAACGATGGCCGCCTTGTATGGTGGCGGCGGGCCCACCTGCCCTGGCCCGTTTCGTCCCGGCTCGAGCCGGTCCAAAAACCCGTTTTACCCGGGCGGCCGCCTTTAGGCGTGGCGGCATGGCCCACCGCCTCCAGGCGTAGCGGCAGGTGCCACGTGTCGCCTGCCGCGCGTGCCGCCACGGTTGAGGGGGTCCTTTTTGACAATTTTATCCATAAGTAGTCCTTTTTGGCAATAGCATTTGGCATGGGGTTTTTGGGACAAAAAGTCGCATGCTTATGGGTATTCTAGAGAAAAAAACCGTGTACCCCGGACGGAGCACTTAACCGGATTTAATAACCCTCGCGTCCGTAGCATCTcttcctccatctcttcctccctTTCCCCAATCCCCCACCCGACCCCAACTCCTCCGTTCCTCCGCCTCGCCCGCAGATCCGCCACCACCgtccccttccccctcccccctgggccagtgcccCTCCGCTCCCCCCTACCACCACCACCGCAAGCCCCCTCCTACGCCGCCGTCCCCCACCGCGCAGGCAGCGTCGCCTCGTTTCTGCAGCGCCGCAGCCGCCGAGGACGCGGCCGCGGAGGATGACTACACTTCTGACCTCCCCGAGGAGCTACTCGCCGTCGTCTTCGGGCTCCTCGGCTCGGGCGACCGCAAGCGCTGCTCCCTGGTGTGCCGCCGCTGGCTCGCCACCGAGGCCTCCTCGCGCCTGCGCCTCGCCCTCGACGCGCGGGCGCCGCTCCTCGCCGCGGCCCCGGCCATCCTCGCGCGCTTCTCCTCCGTATCCAAGCTCGCGCTCAAGTGCGACCGCCGCGCGGAGAGCGTCGGCGATCCCGCGCTCGCGCTCGTCGCGCATCGCCTCGGCCCCGGCCTTCGCCGCCTCAAGCTCCGCTCCGTCCGTGCTGTCACCGACCACGGCgtcgccgccctcgccgccgcgGCTATAAACCTCCGCAAGCTCTCAGTTGGGTCATGTACCTTCGGCGCCAAGGGGATCGAGGCAGTTCTCCGGTCCTGCCCCCAACTCGAGGAGCTCTCTGTCAAGCGGCTGCGTGGCCTAGCCGACTCAGAGCCCATCACCGTCTCCAGCCCTCGTCTCCAGTCTCTGGCCCTCAAAGAGCTCTATAACGGGCAGTGCTTCTCCTGTTTAATCACGTGCTCCCCCAACCTCAAAACCCTCAAGATCATCCGCTGCTCCGGTGATTGGGACCCGGTCCTCCAGGCGATCCCACAGGGTTCCTTGCTAGCCGAGCTTCATCTCGAAAAACTGCAGGTCAGTGACCTTGGTGTGGCGGCGCTATGTGGGCTAGAGGTCCTGTACCTTGCCAAGGCGCCGGAGGTCACAGATGTTGGTCTGGCAGCACTTGCCACCAAGTCGCCACGTCTACGCAAGCTGCATGTTGATGGATGGAAGGCGAATAGGATTGGCGACCGTGGGCTTGCAACCGTGGCGCAGAAATGTGCTGCTTTGCAGGAATTGGTCCTCATTGGTGTGAATTTGACATCGGCGAGTCTTGAGTTGATTGCTGCCAACTGCCCCACTCTTGAGCGGCTTGCGCTTTGCGGGTCTGACACATTTGGGGATGCAGAGATCTCTTGCGTGGCGACTAAGTGTGCTTCTCTGAGGAAGCTGTGCATCAAGGCATGCCCTGTGTCTGATGCCGGAATGGACAAGCTTGCAGCAGGCTGCCCACGCCTTGTCAAGGTGAAGGTGAAGAAGTGCCGTAGGGTGACGTTTGAGTGTGCTGAGCGGCTTCGTGCTAGTCGGCATGGTGCTCTTGCTGTGAATTTTGACACGCCAGGTGGTGCAGGCGAATTGCAAGATGCTAGTGTGGATGAGAGTGGTGTACTGGAGAATGCAGGGAGTGATGTGGTACAAGATGATTTTGATGATCAGATAGGGGTTCCTGACCTTCTGTGTGGCACCAGTGGCAGACCATCAGGGTGGAAAGCCCGGATTGTTGCTTTGATATCAAGGAGCTTGTCGGTTTCCATGTTTCGGAGACGTCCACGTGGGAGCTCCCATAACTCATGAGTCGCAAGAATTTTGTGCCATGGTTACTCCTGTCCTTTGATTCTTTTATGTTTGTTACATTGATTGATGCTGTTGTTGTTCTTTGTGATTGATGTTCTTGTCTTCCTTAATTGTACCATGAAGTTCTTCCTGGACCATCTAGATTGTTTAGAGGGTAATAATTATTTGATCTTGCTCTTTGTAGTAGCAGAGATCCTTGTTATG
Protein-coding sequences here:
- the LOC125507014 gene encoding F-box protein At1g47056-like, which codes for TLASVASLPPSLPPFPQSPTRPQLLRSSASPADPPPPSPSPSPLGQCPSAPPYHHHRKPPPTPPSPTAQAASPRFCSAAAAEDAAAEDDYTSDLPEELLAVVFGLLGSGDRKRCSLVCRRWLATEASSRLRLALDARAPLLAAAPAILARFSSVSKLALKCDRRAESVGDPALALVAHRLGPGLRRLKLRSVRAVTDHGVAALAAAAINLRKLSVGSCTFGAKGIEAVLRSCPQLEELSVKRLRGLADSEPITVSSPRLQSLALKELYNGQCFSCLITCSPNLKTLKIIRCSGDWDPVLQAIPQGSLLAELHLEKLQVSDLGVAALCGLEVLYLAKAPEVTDVGLAALATKSPRLRKLHVDGWKANRIGDRGLATVAQKCAALQELVLIGVNLTSASLELIAANCPTLERLALCGSDTFGDAEISCVATKCASLRKLCIKACPVSDAGMDKLAAGCPRLVKVKVKKCRRVTFECAERLRASRHGALAVNFDTPGGAGELQDASVDESGVLENAGSDVVQDDFDDQIGVPDLLCGTSGRPSGWKARIVALISRSLSVSMFRRRPRGSSHNS